A stretch of DNA from Montipora foliosa isolate CH-2021 chromosome 4, ASM3666993v2, whole genome shotgun sequence:
TGTCCCTCCACAgagacttgtcaaggaaaacgttAGAAAAACCTGGAAACACCTTGAAGATTTAGACATCCCTGCTGTGTCTACGGATCAGATAGGCCTACTTATTGGAGTGCAGGTTAACGAGGCCATGATTCAACACGAATACAGACGTGTACCAAAGGGGAAACCAGATGCTGTGCGAACTGACTTTGGATGGGCGATTGCTGGCTTAGCGGGAGGAGTTCCTTCCCCCAGAACTGGTGTAAGTTTTGTTAGACATTGTGTTACCCTAGACACCACATTGAATAAAGAAGTTGAAAACTGGTGGAAGACAGAGTCATTTGGCACCAAGTTCAATTGTGATGTTTGAAGATCTGCGGAGGACGAAAGAGCTCTTAAGCGCTTAGAAGAAACTACAATCTTTCGAGCTGACCTGGACCATTACGAAACCGGTCTTCTCTGGAAGGATGAAGAAGTCGTGCTCCCAAACAATCGGCCACTGGCAGAGCGAAGCCTAGATAAGAATAGTGAAAGAGCCAAAGCCTATTATGACACAGTTGAATCCTACATTGCCAAGGACTATGCCAGAAAGTTTTCTCCCACAGAGATTGCTACTAAGGTACCCAAGAACACTTGGTACCTGCCACACCATGCTACACCATGTTACAAATCCCAATAAGCCAGGGAAGATTCGCGTAGTGCTTGACGCTGCAGCCCCATACAAGGGACCTTCGTTGAATGATCAACTGGTGACAGGCCCCGACATGCTGAACTCCCTTGTGGGTGTGATCATGAGATTCCGACTGCATGCCGTTgctatgattgcagacattgaGGCAATGTTCTTCCAGTTATCGAGAAAGATCAACCATCACTGAGATTCCTTTGGAGAGGTCCAAACAGAGATCGTCCTCCTGATGTCTACCAGATGCAAGCCATGATCTTTGGTGCAAAGTCGAGTCCAACCTTCGCAAATTATTGCCTTAAGAAAACCGCCATTGATAACAAAGCCACTTGCAGTGAAGAAGCTGTCAGTACAGTCCTAAGAGATTTCTACATGGATGACCTCCTGAAGTCTTTGCCTTCTGAAGACGAGGCAGCCCAACTTGCCCTCCAGCTTATTGAGCTTTTGTCGAGGGATGGATTTCGATTAACTAAGTTTATGAGTAATAGCCGAAATGTGCTAGCTCAGCTACCTCCCAAAGACATCCTCGGCAGCCCTGGGATCTCGCACCCATTTGATTTGGATCTGGACAGCCTTCCAGCTGAGAGAGCCTTGGGAGTGCTGTGGAACGTGGAGCAGGATGCTCTAGAAATTAAAGTAGTTCCAAAGCAGTCAGCCCCAACCAAGCGAGGCATTCTAAAGCAGACATCAACCACCTTCAATCCCCTCGGATTGGTAGCACCATTTGTACTGAGGGCTAAGTTGATTCTGCAAGAGCTGTGAAGACTCGGGTTTGATTGGGACAAACCCATATGAGGCCCACTTCTAGATGCCTGGGAAGCCTGGAAGGCAGAAATACCCCTCCTTGCAACCTTGTCCGTTCCCAGATGTTACCTTAGCAACCAACCAAGTGCCCAGTATGCACACGCACAAATTCCCTTCTTCGCTGATGCATCAGAGGTCGCCTTCGGTGCCGC
This window harbors:
- the LOC138001508 gene encoding uncharacterized protein, coding for MQAMIFGAKSSPTFANYCLKKTAIDNKATCSEEAVSTVLRDFYMDDLLKSLPSEDEAAQLALQLIELLSRDGFRLTKFMSNSRNVLAQLPPKDILGSPGISHPFDLDLDSLPAERALGVLWNVEQDALEIKVVPKQSAPTKRGILKQTSTTFNPLGLVAPFVLRAKLILQEL